A genome region from Arachis duranensis cultivar V14167 chromosome 8, aradu.V14167.gnm2.J7QH, whole genome shotgun sequence includes the following:
- the LOC107462478 gene encoding putative anthocyanidin reductase isoform X2 codes for MEEALNKMVMKVDPSSTTYCVTGATGYIGSYLVEILLQRGYKVHATLRDPEKSLHLMSVWGGGDRLRLFKADLNEEGSFDEALKGCDGVFHVAASMEFNVDDKQNIESYVQENIIDPAIKGTLNLLNSCLKYKNSVKRVVFTSSISTITAKDNDGKWKQTVDESCQLQPHHVWNTQASGWVYALSKLKSEEAAFKFAKENEIDLVSVITTTVAGPFFTANVPSSLKVLLSPITGEPQFYKILNAVNSRMGSIGLVHIEDICNAHIFLMENEKAQGRYICSSLSCPLSKLANLLHQHYSHPNIKRVAENNYDKVPCEISSNKLNDLGFSYKHGLEDIINQTIMCCLDYGYLPPIS; via the exons ATGGAGGAAGCACTTAATAAGATGGTGATGAAAGTTGATCCTTCTTCAACAACATACTGTGTTACTGGAGCCACTGGGTACATTGGTTCATACCTTGTAGAGATTCTTCTTCAAAGAGGCTACAAAGTTCATGCCACTCTCAGAGATCCTG aaaaaTCACTACACCTAATGTCAGTGTGGGGTGGAGGTGACCGATTGAGATTGTTCAAAGCAGATTTGAATGAAGAAGGAAGCTTCGATGAGGCTCTAAAAGGCTGCGATGGTGTTTTTCATGTTGCAGCTTCTATGGAATTCAACGTTGATGACAAACAAAACATTG AATCCTATGTTCAAGAAAACATAATAGACCCTGCAATCAAAGGAACCTTAAACCTTCTGAATTCATGCTTGAAGTACAAGAATTCAGTGAAAAGGGTTGTGTTCACATCTTCCATAAGTACCATAACTGCCAAGGACAATGATGGAAAATGGAAACAAACAGTTGATGAATCTTGCCAACTACAACCTCATCATGTATGGAACACTCAAGCAAGTGGATGG GTTTATGCACTTTCAAAGCTTAAAAGTGAAGAAGCAGCATTTAAATTTGCAAAAGAGAACGAAATTGATCTTGTGTCAGTTATAACAACCACTGTTGCAGGCCCATTTTTCACGGCCAATGTACCTTCCAGTCTTAAAGTTCTTCTCTCACCAATTACAG gtgaaCCTCAATTTTACAAGATATTAAATGCTGTGAATTCAAGAATGGGGTCAATAGGTTTGGTTCACATTGAAGACATATGCAATGCACACATATTTCTAATGGAGAATGAAAAAGCACAAGGTAGATACATCTGCAGCAGCCTAAGTTGTCCATTGTCAAAGTTGGCTAATCTTCTTCACCAACACTATTCTCACCCAAACATCAAAAG GGTTGCTGAGAATAATTATGACAAAGTTCCTTGTGAGATTTCCTCAAACAAGTTAAATGATCTTGGATTTAGCTACAAGCATGGCCTTGAAgatataatcaatcaaacaatcATGTGTTGTTTAGATTATGGTTATTTACCTCCTATTAGCTAA
- the LOC107462460 gene encoding 50S ribosomal protein L24, chloroplastic yields MAASAAMAALQSSMTSLSLSSNSFLGQRLSPPSPLLSKSAENPCLIVMKLKRWERKKCKPNSLPILHKMHVKVGDTVKIISGHEKGKVGEIVRLFKHNSTVIVKDINLKTKHMKSREEGEPGQIIKIEGPIHSSNVMLYSKDQNVASRVGHKVLDNGKRVRYLVKTGEIIDSAENWKKLKEEDKKTEEVATT; encoded by the exons ATGGCAGCATCAGCAGCTATGGCTGCTCTTCAGAGCTCCATGACGTCACTCTCACTGTCCTCCAACTCCTTCCTCGGACAGCGtctctctcctccttctccCCTTCTG AGTAAGTCGGCAGAGAATCCATGTCTTATTGTAATGAAG CTTAAGCGATGGGAGCGAAAGAAATGTAAACCAAACAGTCTTCCCATCTTGCACAAGATGCATGTTAAAGTCGGAGATACAGTAAAGATCATATCTGGACATGAAAAGGGAAAAGTAGGGGAGATTGTCAGGCTCTTCAAGCATAACAGCACTGTCATAGTGAAAGACATAAATTTGAAAACGAAGCACATGAAGAGTAGAGAGGAGGGGGAACCAGGGCAAATTATTAAG ATTGAAGGGCCTATCCACAGCTCAAATGTGATGCTGTACTCCAAAGACCAGAATGTTGCAAGCCGCGTCGGTCATAAAGTCCTTGACAATGGTAAAAGAGTCAGGTACCTTGTAAAAACTGGAGAGATAATTGATAGTGCAGAGAATTGGAAGAAACTGAAAGAGGAAGACAAGAAAACTGAAGAAGTTGCAACCACCTAG
- the LOC107462478 gene encoding putative anthocyanidin reductase isoform X1 → MEEALNKMVMKVDPSSTTYCVTGATGYIGSYLVEILLQRGYKVHATLRDPEKSLHLMSVWGGGDRLRLFKADLNEEGSFDEALKGCDGVFHVAASMEFNVDDKQNIESYVQENIIDPAIKGTLNLLNSCLKYKNSVKRVVFTSSISTITAKDNDGKWKQTVDESCQLQPHHVWNTQASGWCQVYALSKLKSEEAAFKFAKENEIDLVSVITTTVAGPFFTANVPSSLKVLLSPITGEPQFYKILNAVNSRMGSIGLVHIEDICNAHIFLMENEKAQGRYICSSLSCPLSKLANLLHQHYSHPNIKRVAENNYDKVPCEISSNKLNDLGFSYKHGLEDIINQTIMCCLDYGYLPPIS, encoded by the exons ATGGAGGAAGCACTTAATAAGATGGTGATGAAAGTTGATCCTTCTTCAACAACATACTGTGTTACTGGAGCCACTGGGTACATTGGTTCATACCTTGTAGAGATTCTTCTTCAAAGAGGCTACAAAGTTCATGCCACTCTCAGAGATCCTG aaaaaTCACTACACCTAATGTCAGTGTGGGGTGGAGGTGACCGATTGAGATTGTTCAAAGCAGATTTGAATGAAGAAGGAAGCTTCGATGAGGCTCTAAAAGGCTGCGATGGTGTTTTTCATGTTGCAGCTTCTATGGAATTCAACGTTGATGACAAACAAAACATTG AATCCTATGTTCAAGAAAACATAATAGACCCTGCAATCAAAGGAACCTTAAACCTTCTGAATTCATGCTTGAAGTACAAGAATTCAGTGAAAAGGGTTGTGTTCACATCTTCCATAAGTACCATAACTGCCAAGGACAATGATGGAAAATGGAAACAAACAGTTGATGAATCTTGCCAACTACAACCTCATCATGTATGGAACACTCAAGCAAGTGGATGG TGTCAGGTTTATGCACTTTCAAAGCTTAAAAGTGAAGAAGCAGCATTTAAATTTGCAAAAGAGAACGAAATTGATCTTGTGTCAGTTATAACAACCACTGTTGCAGGCCCATTTTTCACGGCCAATGTACCTTCCAGTCTTAAAGTTCTTCTCTCACCAATTACAG gtgaaCCTCAATTTTACAAGATATTAAATGCTGTGAATTCAAGAATGGGGTCAATAGGTTTGGTTCACATTGAAGACATATGCAATGCACACATATTTCTAATGGAGAATGAAAAAGCACAAGGTAGATACATCTGCAGCAGCCTAAGTTGTCCATTGTCAAAGTTGGCTAATCTTCTTCACCAACACTATTCTCACCCAAACATCAAAAG GGTTGCTGAGAATAATTATGACAAAGTTCCTTGTGAGATTTCCTCAAACAAGTTAAATGATCTTGGATTTAGCTACAAGCATGGCCTTGAAgatataatcaatcaaacaatcATGTGTTGTTTAGATTATGGTTATTTACCTCCTATTAGCTAA